Proteins from a genomic interval of Helicoverpa zea isolate HzStark_Cry1AcR chromosome 13, ilHelZeax1.1, whole genome shotgun sequence:
- the LOC124635515 gene encoding uncharacterized protein LOC124635515, whose protein sequence is MSKRYFPQQLGERKKAKLDVSISDHNFPLSQNNEFNKESKDDDNWGDDNDDEILLLASQACEQAYNSNDISQLPDYSLCMNPGSTSTQLSFEPVPSTSKTEFTFKKPSFNSPSAISTHLKEKCNRISSPLPGISSKILLKTNGQVNLSDDLLFSDKVFKSHDSDQVYRQLLQMQEENAKLKSENGKLLEKCVTKEGEASILRTQLKSCQASVDNARLEKIKAQEKVQIEWTEKLSAANNQMRDLRTQLDFKNLEIISIKEKCKKLESSKVRLTQVTIGGNDISQRHYNNTTQNDSLSSHSKRVKTVSNAVQTDDKAYMLKLNKICRLESKTQISILPLILEPCTIQHHSILDYNEKLQKTTDLSQNKCRIYSTFHRLPTTPVPKDSGKSKVVMNRVYEDVTAVFSGCDGVEERYFNIFNSIRSVLQETSSSLETVCQRVTTSFQKEMDEKYMDITSTYLCVDRLDLLKGRALYKEEQAILSRRMVATLSYVLEHSEGLYWFFKYEQMSGQNAEKPGQIIDIISRICTLLDNASCATLYSGLLLSITFLTEVLTTTNINKSIILDIIKTILISRPMPFVVTKVLSLLNAVASWERFMKTFCPGNGTGNLKTDYDQGVLLYKKDSCFIQVLLKQIETCLKCMEKQKLADKAVETTQNLIILYSHVSDSITGSLARQKSRCDCQLVLVQIIVYALRICAVMLNRYKHSVLEETSNQQELLSVCRCGIQLLYQCAVRDVQFSTQLSHDEGHLIQFCELMRGCQHSDAYSNMLTELAGTLQSTPEDMPPSFHRQPWLTSFESFSIID, encoded by the exons ATGTCTAAAAGATACTTTCCCCAACAACTAGGAGAACGAAAGAAGGCCAAACTCGATGTTAGCATATCTGATCATAACTTTCCATTAAGTCAAAACAATGAGTTCAATAAAG AAAGTAAAGATGATGACAACTGGGGAGACGACAATGACGACGAGATCTTACTCCTCGCCAGTCAAGCCTGCGAGCAGGCCTACAACAGCAATGACATCAGCCAACTGCCAGACTACAGCTTATGTATGAATCCAGGCTCAACTAGCACTCAACTAAGCTTCGAGCCAGTTCCTAGCACGTCCAAAACCGAATTTACGTTCAAAAAACCGTCATTCAACTCACCCAGTGCCATATCAAcacatttaaaagaaaaatgcaACAGAATCTCATCACCATTGCCGGGAATATCCTCTAAAATACTGCTGAAGACTAACGGGCAAGTTAACTTGTCTGATGACTTGTTATTCAGTGACAAAGTGTTCAAAAGTCATGATTCAGACCAAGTGTACAGGCAATTACTTCAAATGCAAGAGGAAAATGCTAAATTGAAGTCTGAGAACGGAAAGTTGTTGGAGAAATGTGTGACGAAAGAAGGTGAAGCTTCTATACTGCGGACACAGCTGAAGAGTTGTCAGGCATCTGTGGATAATGCAAGGCTGGAGAAGATTAAGGCTCAGGAGAAAGTCCAGATAGAATGGACAGAGAAACTCAGTGCAGCTAACAATCAGATGCGGGATTTACGAACACAGTTAGATTTCAAG AATCTTGAAATAATAAGTATAAAGGAGAAATGCAAGAAGCTGGAATCTTCTAAAGTGAGATTAACACAAGTTACTATAGGTGGAAATGACATATCTCagag gCATTATAATAACACAACACAGAATGATTCTCTTTCAAGTCATAGCAAGAGAGTTAAGACAGTTTCCAATGCTGTCCAGACTGATGACAAGGCTTATATGCTGAAACTCAACAAGATCTGCAGATTAG AATCCAAAACCCAGATCTCAATCCTACCTCTAATACTGGAGCCGTGCACAATACAGCACCACTCCATACTAGACTACAACGAGAAACTACAAAAGACTACGGATCTCTCACAGAACAAGTGCCGTATATACAGCACGTTCCACCGTCTGCCAACTACGCCTGTGCCTAAGGATAGCGGGAAGAGTAAAGTGGTGATGAACAGGGTGTATGAAGATGTGACCGCTGTGTTTAGCGGTTGTGATGGAGTTGAGGAGAGGTATTTTAAT ATCTTCAATTCAATAAGATCAGTACTTCAAGAGACCAGCAGCAGCCTGGAGACAGTCTGCCAGCGAGTGACGACCTCCTTCCAGAAGGAAATGGATGAGAAGTATATGGACATCACTTCCACATACCTATGTGTTGATAGACTGGATTTGTTGAAGGGCAG AGCCCTATACAAAGAAGAACAAGCCATCCTATCAAGAAGAATGGTAGCTACACTGTCTTACGTTTTAGAACATTCTGAAGGATTATACTGGTTTTTCAAATATGAACAGATGTCAGGACAGAATGCGGAGAAGCCAGGACAAATTATTGACATCATCAGTAGGATATGCACCTTACTTGACAATGCT TCCTGCGCCACATTATACAGCGGGCTACTTCTCTCAATAACTTTCCTAACAGAAGTGCTAACTACGACCAACATaaacaaatcaataattttGGACATTATAAAGACCATATTAATATCTAGACCCATGCCATTTGTTGTGACCAAAGTTTTGAGTCTGTTGAATGCGGTAGCTTCTTGGGAACGGTTTATGAAGACTTTCTGCCCGGGCAATGGTACGGGGAATCTGAAGACGGATTATGATCAAGGTGTGCTGTTGTATAAGAAAG ATTCATGCTTCATACAAGTGCTTCTAAAACAAATAGAAACCTGCCTCAAATGCATGGAGAAACAGAAGTTAGCTGACAAAGCGGTGGAGACGACGCAGAACCTCATTATATTGTACAGTCATGTTAGTGATAGTATTACTGGTAGCTTGGCGAGACAGAAATCTAG ATGCGACTGCCAATTGGTTTTAGTACAAATAATAGTATATGCTTTACGAATATGTGCTGTGATGCTAAATCGGTATAAACATAGTGTATTAG AAGAAACTTCAAATCAACAAGAACTGCTATCAGTATGTCGTTGCGGCATACAGCTGCTGTACCAGTGTGCAGTACGCGATGTACAGTTCAGTACACAGCTGTCGCACGACGAAGGACATCTCATACAGTTCTGTGAACTCATGCGAGGGTGCCAGCATAGTGATGCTTACT cAAACATGCTAACGGAACTGGCGGGAACACTACAGTCGACCCCAGAAGACATGCCGCCATCATTCCATAGACAACCCTGGCTGACCAGCTTCGAATCATTCTCTATCATAGACTAA
- the LOC124635522 gene encoding protein YIPF2 isoform X2: MSNPNYNFEEPKPIDEPEAAPQTNHNFWTIEYYQKYFDVHTNEVVERIISSVLPQKVSRNYFDERIKGKPDLYGPVWISVTLIFTIAVSGNIASYLHNANKKGFVWRYDFHLVSIAATAITCYVWLVPLALWAALKWTTTTDGHDEIENQDAKSPTMMSLFCLYGYSLSIYIPVAVLWTIQVFWLQWLFVLMAAFVSGAVLIFWLMPALRKSKYFLILIGSILAFHFLLAAGFMLYFFHQPSIPDDVAVSTVKP; encoded by the exons ATGTCAAAtcctaattataattttgaagaaCCCAAACCTATTGATGAACCAGAGGCTGCACCACAGA cGAACCACAACTTCTGGACAATAGAGTACTATCAGAAGTACTTTGATGTGCACACAAATGAGGTGGTGGAACGGATCATATCCTCCGTGCTGCCACAGAAGGTGTCCCGCAACTACTTCGATGAGAGAATCAAAGGAAAACCTGATCTGTATGGACCTGTTTGGATTTCTGTCACCCTG ATATTCACAATAGCAGTCAGCGGTAACATAGCAAGCTATTTACACAACGCCAACAAGAAGGGCTTTGTGTGGCGTTATGACTTCCACTTGGTGTCCATTGCGGCTACAGCTATTACATGCTACGTATGGCTTGTACCCCTGGCTCTGTGGGCGGCGCTGAAGTGGACTACTACGACTGATGGACATGATGAGATAGAGAATCAG GATGCAAAATCGCCAACAATGATGTCACTTTTCTGCCTATATGGATACTCACTGTCCATATACATTCCCGTAGCTGTGCTATGGACAATCCAAGTATTCTGGCTGCAATGGCTCTTCGTGCTAATGGCTGCCTTTGTCTCTGGGGCCGTCCTCATATTCTGGCTGATGCCAGCCCTAAGGAAGTCTAAATACTTCCTAATTCTGATAGGAAGTATTTTAGCGTTCCATTTTCTGTTGGCAGCCGGTTTTATGCTGTATTTCTTTCATCAGCCGAGTATACCTGATGATGTTGCTGTGTCTACTGTGAAGCCTTAG
- the LOC124635522 gene encoding protein YIPF2 isoform X1: protein MTNVNTGELLDFQDYSPDHNNRSARIDVEAVHTNQYNNTMSNPNYNFEEPKPIDEPEAAPQTNHNFWTIEYYQKYFDVHTNEVVERIISSVLPQKVSRNYFDERIKGKPDLYGPVWISVTLIFTIAVSGNIASYLHNANKKGFVWRYDFHLVSIAATAITCYVWLVPLALWAALKWTTTTDGHDEIENQDAKSPTMMSLFCLYGYSLSIYIPVAVLWTIQVFWLQWLFVLMAAFVSGAVLIFWLMPALRKSKYFLILIGSILAFHFLLAAGFMLYFFHQPSIPDDVAVSTVKP from the exons ATGACGAATGTAAACACGGGTGAACTTCTGGACTTCCAGGACTATTCTCCTGACCATAATAATCGGAGTGCTCGCATTGACGTGGAGGCAGTGCACACAAATCAATACAACAACACTATGTCAAAtcctaattataattttgaagaaCCCAAACCTATTGATGAACCAGAGGCTGCACCACAGA cGAACCACAACTTCTGGACAATAGAGTACTATCAGAAGTACTTTGATGTGCACACAAATGAGGTGGTGGAACGGATCATATCCTCCGTGCTGCCACAGAAGGTGTCCCGCAACTACTTCGATGAGAGAATCAAAGGAAAACCTGATCTGTATGGACCTGTTTGGATTTCTGTCACCCTG ATATTCACAATAGCAGTCAGCGGTAACATAGCAAGCTATTTACACAACGCCAACAAGAAGGGCTTTGTGTGGCGTTATGACTTCCACTTGGTGTCCATTGCGGCTACAGCTATTACATGCTACGTATGGCTTGTACCCCTGGCTCTGTGGGCGGCGCTGAAGTGGACTACTACGACTGATGGACATGATGAGATAGAGAATCAG GATGCAAAATCGCCAACAATGATGTCACTTTTCTGCCTATATGGATACTCACTGTCCATATACATTCCCGTAGCTGTGCTATGGACAATCCAAGTATTCTGGCTGCAATGGCTCTTCGTGCTAATGGCTGCCTTTGTCTCTGGGGCCGTCCTCATATTCTGGCTGATGCCAGCCCTAAGGAAGTCTAAATACTTCCTAATTCTGATAGGAAGTATTTTAGCGTTCCATTTTCTGTTGGCAGCCGGTTTTATGCTGTATTTCTTTCATCAGCCGAGTATACCTGATGATGTTGCTGTGTCTACTGTGAAGCCTTAG
- the LOC124635520 gene encoding uncharacterized protein LOC124635520, with protein sequence MEQGFTKANSSNLPRVDLLMLGEFLASNKDFCSAEFRNVKTAASSRPSYGDDAISYVQLKRDGNLCVVKSKICPEHKVHGKLYGVTLVVDEVNETVVSVDCHDCVASQGGCKHAVAFLMWVHRRSEEPSVTSVECYWMKSKLSKVGTTIKYMTAKDLSDAKPSLPSNSVVLDKFIEEGRKRQLHNCELIKFQEDYVPDKVITFSMHKLILKYKEKSCDIFLEKLVLTDADVKLIEEKTRQQNKSSVWYELRYGRITASRAYEFTRCNTNDGTLIAQIMGGRIPDTHAMKRGRMLEDEVRETVSSKLRKTINKCGLFISKKYPMIAGSPDGVCDESIIEIKCPISTKTLKNYVNNGKPTKKYYAQMQLQMYLSGRQQGYFCVADCNYNINKNVNIICVQYDDKYVSEFVLALVHSWKHNVYPLLYQSVV encoded by the exons ATGGAACAAGGATTTACTAAGGCAAACAGTTCTAATTTGCCTCGAGTGGATTTGTTAATGTTGGGAGAGTTCCTGGCGTCAAACAAAGATTTCTGTTCAGCAGAATTCAGAAACGTGAAAACTGCAGC gtcTTCCAGGCCGTCGTACGGTGATGATGCCATAAGTTATGTCCAGTTAAAACGCGATGGCAATCTGTGCGTGGTGAAGTCAAAAATCTGTCCAGAACACAAGGTCCATGGAAAGTTATATGGAGTAACATTAGTAGTTGACGAAGTCAATGAGACAGTTGTTTCGGTGGATTGCCACGACTGTGTTGCATCACAAGGAGGCTGCAAACATGCCGTGGCTTTTCTTATGTGGGTGCATCGCAGGAGTGAAGAACCATCTGTTACATCAGTTGAATGCTACTGGATGAAATCCAAGCTATCAAAAGTTGGGACTACCATAAAATACATGACAGCAAAAGATTTATCTGATGCTAAGCCTAGCTTGCCATCAAATAGTGTAGTATTAGACAAGTTTATCGAGGAAGGGAGGAAAAGGCAACTTCACAATTGTGAATTGATCAAATTTCAGGAAGATTATGTGCCTGATAAAGTGATTACATTCTCCATGcacaaactaatattaaaatataaggaaaaatCCTGTGACATATTCTTGGAAAAGCTTGTATTAACCGATGCAGATGTTAaacttattgaagaaaaaacaagacaacaaaataaaagtagtgtttggtATGAACTAAGGTATGGTAGGATTACTGCTTCACGAGCATATGAATTCACCAGATGTAATACCAATGATGGAACCTTGATTGCTCAGATAATGGGTGGAAGAATCCCAGACACACATGCAATGAAACGTGGCAGAATGTTGGAGGATGAAGTCAGGGAAACAGTTTCATCTAAActcagaaaaacaataaataaatgtggccTGTTCATCagcaaaaaatatcccatgataGCTGGATCACCAGATGGGGTCTGTGACGAGAGTATAATAGAAATTAAATGTCCGATAAGTACTAAGACTCtcaaaaattatgttaataatgGGAAAccaaccaaaaaatattatgcacaGATGCAGTTGCAAATGTATTTGTCTGGTCGTCAACAAGGCTACTTCTGTGTTGCAGATTgcaattataacataaataaaaatgtaaatataatttgtgtGCAATATGATGACAAATATGTTTCAGAATTTGTTTTAGCCTTAGTCCATTCATGGAAGCATAATGTGTACCCACTATTGTACCAAAGTGTTGTTTAG